Proteins co-encoded in one Mercenaria mercenaria strain notata unplaced genomic scaffold, MADL_Memer_1 contig_3011, whole genome shotgun sequence genomic window:
- the LOC123544443 gene encoding uncharacterized protein LOC123544443 — protein MDKSAKRFSIQWFIDSTSNWTRNLCNVPDIDIGKLKYYLIDSRQKTFDKDSVRAYKSLKAYKYFEEGFFQKLEHKIVEDEGQDLYLIHVEVFASYQGQVYQTYAAIDKQTVYPVGGACACVAGCGEACSHIAAILFAVEDFVAQGLNQLPDDKSCTDILCQWNKPSKRKVEMKKSTTSG, from the exons ATGGATAAATCGGCGAAAAGGTTTTCAATTCAATGGTTTATCGATTCTACTTCTAATTGGACTAGAAATCTGTGTAATGTCCCAGATATTGACATAGGAAAACTAAAATACTATCTGATTGACAGTCGCCAGAAAACATTCGACAAGGACAGTGTTCGTGCATACAAATCGTTAAAGGCATATAAGTACTTTGAGGAAGGCTTCTTTCAGAAACTGGAGCACAAGATTGTTGAAGACGAGGGACAAGACCTATACCTGATACATGTTGAGGTCTTTGCTTCATACCAGGGCCAGGTCTACCAGACCTACGCTGCTATAGACAAGCAGACAGTCTATCCTGTAGGGGGAGCATGTGCCTGTGTAGCagg ATGCGGTGAGGCTTGCAGTCATATCGCAGCCATACTATTTGCGGTAGAAGACTTTGTTGCACAAGGACTTAATCAGTTGCCTGATGACAAATCTTGTACGGACATACTCTGTCAATGGAACAAGCCATCAAAGCGGAAGGTTGAGATGAAAAAATCCACAACATCAGGATAG